Proteins encoded within one genomic window of Mya arenaria isolate MELC-2E11 chromosome 13, ASM2691426v1:
- the LOC128215232 gene encoding tripartite motif-containing protein 45-like, with translation MEVSGKRRDPDLNKGSDDTTVFCQPCEEEGKRSVAQGFCQTCQEYMCDPCIKAHKKFKVSRNHIMLSKDKMPSFYPSTKQSDIGVTEYCKTHPNEMIKFYCPTHSDLGCGDCVVIGHRTCKVDYIADVSKDFTNEREFRELEPSIKRAEDLLSGCISKVKELFDEVEHQSKDEIDRLRKFRAEINTYLDRREKELLGDIEKMKTEDESVLTELKTDYELAKCGLVATRTELTSGTDSVNQRYVTARRARRNYGVFIQDGKDGW, from the coding sequence ATGGAAGTATCTGGAAAAAGGCGTGACCCTGACCTTAACAAGGGCTCCGATGACACAACTGTCTTCTGTCAGCCGTGTGAAGAGGAGGGCAAACGCTCTGTAGCCCAGGGATTCTGTCAGACCTGCCAAGAGTACATGTGTGATCCCTGTATCAAGGCCCATAAGAAATTCAAGGTGTCCAGAAACCACATTATGTTGTCCAAAGATAAGATGCCGTCCTTCTACCCGTCCACTAAGCAGTCTGACATCGGTGTAactgaatattgtaaaacacatcCGAATGAGATGATCAAGTTTTACTGTCCGACCCACAGCGACCTTGGTTGTGGTGACTGTGTAGTCATCGGTCATCGCACGTGCAAAGTCGACTACATTGCTGATGTGTCTAAGGATTTCACCAATGAAAGGGAATTCAGGGAGCTGGAACCATCTATTAAACGAGCAGAAGATCTTCTATCTGGGTGCATAAGTAAAGTAAAGGAGCTTTTTGACGAGGTCGAACACCAGTCTAAGGATGAGATCGACAGACTGAGAAAGTTCCGTGCAGAAATCAACACCTACCTGGACCGACGCGAGAAAGAGTTGCTCGGCGACATCGAGAAAATGAAGACCGAGGATGAAAGCGTGCTGACTGAACTGAAGACTGATTATGAGTTGGCAAAATGCGGACTTGTGGCCACTAGGACAGAACTGACTTCCGGTACCGACTCGGTGAACCAGCGGTACGTGACGGCAAGGAGAGCCAGAAGGAACTACGGGGTATTCATACAAGATGGAAAAGATGGCTGGTAG
- the LOC128214993 gene encoding uncharacterized protein LOC128214993 gives MTLDGHIISTFQTDDRRQLFKEPFYLTVSASTPPTLHVSDNNANTVLQLTLDGKVLREYRDKQLVGPTSVVKVGPGQLLVCGYTSHNVMLLTERDGKMAEILGKKNGLTKPNSVSFCPHTRAIVVGMRRNDSLKVFNAK, from the coding sequence ATGACATTGGATGGGCATATCATAAGTACATTCCAAACAGATGATAGAAGACAACTTTTCAAAGAACCATTTTACCTGACTGTGTCAGCTTCAACACCGCCGACCCTTCACGTGTCTGACAACAATGCCAACACCGTCCTCCAGCTGACCCTTGACGGGAAGGTTCTGCGGGAGTACCGAGACAAGCAGCTCGTCGGTCCCACGTCCGTGGTGAAGGTAGGGCCCGGCCAGCTGCTCGTGTGTGGATATACCAGCCACAACGTGATGCTGCTAACGGAGAGGGACGGCAAGATGGCGGAAATACTGGGAAAGAAGAACGGACTGACCAAACCCAACTCCGTGTCCTTCTGTCCTCACACACGTGCCATAGTTGTCGGAATGAGAAGAAATGACTCACTGAAGGTCTTTAATGCAAAGTGA